A window of Nicotiana sylvestris chromosome 8, ASM39365v2, whole genome shotgun sequence genomic DNA:
CAACAAATAATGGAATCTGATTATAAATTTTGTCTCTCTTCCTCCCTTTTTACATATTCTTGGCTTCTCTCATAAGGGTATACGTATCaccgtagaagaagaaaaaaaacaaagaaggataataaagagaaaaaagagtgttgaaattgtttaaaaagtgaatataaactaaaattttaaaaaaatgggtgcAATTTTTACCAATATAGTCCtagcttttttgtttttttaaaagcCAATCAAAATGGTACGAAATCAAATTCAAAAAGATGTCCGTTACAAATAGACCCCAAAACTTCCCTTTCCCCCTAATTCCCACCTCCATCAACTCTTTTTACACCTAGGGTTTTCAGGTTACCGTTAAACCCTAAACCCTTCCAAAATTCATCCAAAAATGTGCCTATCAACAACAAAGGGCTTCGAGCCCATGTTAACAGAATCAATCAATCACTTCTTGACCTCTTACAGAAATGGAAGTTCTGATTTCTCAAATTTTCAGTCCATTTTCTTTCGTTTGATACAAACAATGCCCGACCCGCCTCTTGAAATTACTTGGTTTTACTCTGCTGTAACTTTTCACACCTCAAAATCAGCTGGTTTTAGCAAAATCATTGTCGCTAAAGACTTGTTTCACTTGCTAATTTCTTGTTCGGGTCCTTGTAACGGGTCGAAAAAGATTGCTTTGCTTGCCCCTGTACTGTACGTTCTGTATGATGTAGTATGCGAGTTTTCGCGTAATGGGTTGTTCTTGAATAATGAAATTAGGGACTTAGTAGAGAAAATTGTTGGTTATATATGTATATGTTTAGGTGATCGTGAAATCTTGAACGAGTTTGATGAGGATATTCTCTGTTTTGAGGAATTGGTTGGGGTTTGGACAGTTGATCTGGTTGGGGAGTGTGCTAAATTTGACGAGAATTTAGGGGTTTTCTTTCCAATTGTGAGTGTTGAGGTTTATGAGGGTCGAAATATAAGGCGTGGGATCAGGGATTTAGCTGGGATTGTAATGTGTGAGGTGTTCTTGCTTAATTTGTCTATGAAGTTTAATATGGGGTTTGTAAATGAGGACATCCAAAATGATGCGCGAAATTGGGCAATTCAAACTCTCAAGCAGTTCCAAAATTTTGAACTTTTAGGTGAGTTcttgcttcttcttttttccccttGAAAGAGGCCAAGTTTCATTACTTGAATATGTAGTGTAGCTTATTGTTTTTTCCCCTTACTGTTAATGTGTAATTTTTGTATAGTAACATCACCTTGCTATCCTGACCAGTCATAAagcataaaaaaaattatatcaaATTATGTAACAAGATGGACAGTAATGGCAACATAGTAGCAGGTCAAGCACACCTTCTTATGGGGATTTATGAGGATAATTGTGTCATTTGGCTCACTAAAATTGATCCACTTAATATGCTTAGATTTTCTAATAACAAGAACCAAATATATTAACGTATAGAACTTTCTTTGTAATGTCTTTCAAACTTTCTGTATATATGGGTCTTTATGATATTATGTCATGTTGTCTGCATCATATGAATAATTAAATATCATTGTTCTTGTATTTTTGTTTACTGTTCAACACTAAAATCCTTTTTTTTCACCAATCAATTGAAGAACCAATTAGCTGTAGCTGTTGCTGCAATGTTGAGAACAAATCGATTAACTCACTtctgaaagagaagaaaaccaTTGTGTTGAGCACAACCTTGGTAGTCCCACTTATATTTCTTTTGCTGGTAAAACTGGAACTTATGGATATAAAGTTTGATGTGCTTCTACAGCGCGAGTTAAGTTGGTTGTTTATCACTTAAGTTGAAGGAACCTTTAATATTTTTGTACTTCTGTTGTTGTGACTTGGTTGAGGTTGTTCAATATTATTGCCATTACCATTTTACTTTCTTTAGGCATTTTTGGAGTTTGGTTGATGGTTTGTGAAAAGAAGCTGCTGCATGTGAAGTAAGGTTCAGCTACTCTTGGAATTTAATTTGACATATTCTAGGTATTCTTTGAAGAGTTCATTTCCTGGAACTCCATTTACTTTGATTGCGATTTGTTTCCGAGAATGCGTTCTCTATTTAAATCTTCCATGTGcaaaatgattttttttgttCTAATTAATCCCACCATCTAAACGCACAGTAGTCCAATTTTCTTTATCTGTGGCTGCATATTCATAAAGTTCTCTATctactgatgcaatattctttccATGAAATCTCAATAGTTACATGCGCTGGAATTGTACTGTTAGCTATCTATTAAGCTGTACGCACCATCGTAATAGGGTGCATTTTCAGAGGGAACTTTGTACCTGAGTGGGAAAATTAAACAGCAGAATAATGATGTTCGGGACGATACTTGGAGAAAAGCAGTTGTGTGCTTCTGGAAAACCAATCTTGACAAATGTATCATTCTTGATCTTCCAGCATCACTTATCCTGCAGATGCCATAAATAAGCATCTGTTTGAATCTTGGTGACCCAAGAGAGAGCGAGGCAGGGAGAGTATTTGAACCTCCAATTACTAGATTCCTTGGCATTTCATATGGTTTATTTTGAGCTTTTGACTGCATTGCATGATAAAACCTTAGTAAACCAGATTAGCTGCATTTTTTGCTTGCTTCGCTTAAGCCGAGGCATGTATTTGATGCTTTGCATTGACAATTTTGGACTTGATTCTTGATCGATTTGAGTTTTATTTGTAGATCTGCTTCTCAGAATTCTGTTGGAAAAAAGGCTGGCGGTCACTACCTTATTGGTACGTATTCATGACAACCTTCATTATCGCAAAGATTTAAGAGTGGATAGCATGTGCGACCGGCCCAACCACTTCCATGCTGTGCTGTACCCCCCAATCTGTTTGTATGTGTGCGTTTGATGTTTGATACTTGTTTTAAGATTATCTCTAGTCCCCTCTTATGAAAGTTTAAATATGCAGCTTAAGATTGATTTCTTTAAGGCTGAcaagttatttttctttttctttccaataTATTTTTTGTTGCAGAGTTCTGAAGACGCAGTTATTCTACAGAAACTATTGTATGATGCTGTGATACTGGTTGATCATTCATTTCTAGGTTCTAGAAGATGGTTtcagctaccagaatcccacttCAGGAACTTGGCTCTACTATGGTCCTTAGTAGCTGATAACGCCATACAGTTTGCTAGGTACAGAAATTGCTGCTCTAAAATTTGAAATAAGCTTGATAACTTTTTTTCTGCTAATAAATCTGGGAATTGCTGGCCCTAGGGAAATATGTGATCAAGATAGGGTGCTTGCTTATGTAAATGCTTTCTCCGAGTCTCAGCTACCCAGCAAATTACTTAAATGGGTCTCTACTCAAGCTGGAACAGAAGAGAACCTGAGTAATCCAAAATTTACGACACCCAAAGCTCTCATAAGTACGCCGTTTATCTGGTTTTGCTAGTCATTTGAATACTTTGCATCTTTTTGGTTTTGCTTTTCTACTGGCTAAGTTACATATTTTGTACTCTTCAAAATCAACAGCAAACCTACCTTGTAGATAACATCCTACTATTATACTTATTCTCCATTGCCATTTTTGTGTCTTCTAAGATATGTTGCCTATATCCACAGAATGGCTTTTTATCATGGAAGACCAAGGTCTTTGGGTGTGTGATCATGATAAACTGAAGTTCCATGCCAAAGCAGCAATTTGTAATTCATGGCCAGACTGTTTTCTCCCTGAATCTAAGCCCGAAGGATGGACCGCTAACGAGAGAGAGCATAGGGAAGGCAAATGCATTGTGGAAGATTCATTGAACAAACCATTCTCTGCTGCTTATTTTTGTACAGATAAATTGCCTACTGATGGTGATAGAAAGCGCAAAGATCGAGTGAAGGACACAGATACAAGAGGAACACCAGTCAAGCTTGTAAAGTATAATGTTCATGAAAGCCCAAAGAAAGAGAAATTTTTTCCTTTCTCTGATGAAGATATGGAAGTGATGGGATGATATAACCAAAGCATAGATTTTGTATATGTAGCAATGCCGGGGACCCTGGTGGGCACCGCTcacaatatatatacaaaatctaTGCTTTGGTTATATCATCCCATCACTTCCATATCTTCATCAGAGAAAGGAAAAAATTTCTCTTTCTTTGGGCTTTCATGAACATTATACTTTACAACTAGGAGCAGGTCTTTCCTTCATTTTGTGCCCCTTTTGGGGGATGTATGGATACACCAGAAAGCGTAGAGAGCTACTGTTGACTGTCTTAAAATGGCATATTATGTTACATATCTGTACTAGTTTCACTATGTTGTATGACCGTCAGCTCTTGCCCAAGTAATTTCACTTGGCTCAGATACTCACTTTTGATATTTTCTTGGAGTTTGCAACATCATTCGCAGAGAGTATACAACTCTTCTGAGATTGATCCGCAATTCTTCATCTGCattaaggctgtattgtggccCGGGACCGGCCCAGGACCGCGGGCCTAACGGGCCAAACAGGCCGGTTCAACTGGGCCTGGGCTCTAGTGGTGTAAAAGCCCGTGGTGGGCCGGTTCAAGACATTTAGCCCgtgagcccgggaccggcaggcgggcttgggccggttcaaccgggcctaACGGGCTCCAACGGCtaatattttaaataaaaaaaatttaaaaaaaaaaagaccaacggttagatttttaaaatctagccgttggccTTCAAAATTTATCCGTTGGCCactttaaaaaatagtcatttggcccccaaactttttataattacacttttttccaattctcaactataaataccctcccattctttcatttttactcacaaaatcatcaatctctctctaattttcttctataattgcttgttttattattgcaatttcgtgaagaattgtgaagttggtgaattgaagtattcaagtcttcaacgatattcaattttcaagaagttgttcgtcaattcggtaaacgcgttccaactcttaagttttaatattatagttttgttagttttatttagtacaattataattaatatgacattttccttgaaaaatatttttggtggtaagggtaagggaaaatctaaaattggtgaatctagtagccaagctactactcttcccccggctccccgacccagacctgttacccgttctcctccacctattattcttgatagtgataactcTTGTTAtcaatttttcgatagtcaattttgccatgatgttgcaccgggtcaacaattaaatgaagaagttatgaatgttctttatcctaatgaaacgatctttgaaaatgatgaggaaaatgatgatttagatgaaacacaaccggatttagatgatacacctactagtcctgttaataacccaactgatgtccCGCCTGACCCTcatgtagtaacccctacttttaatagacaaccttctaaacggcccGAAAAGTGTTTGGCATTTTTTTACTcactaagagaaaaaaataaggctaagtgtaacacttgtgggtctcaactagttcataaatttactggagaccgtagcggtacaggcagtttgactagacacatattgaaacaccctagagataaagctagatttttacaaatgaaagctgcgcaagaggggacaagtgtagatagtaCGATTagccctagtacaggttcaaatctagttcaaccgggaattaacactattaccggtggcattttatattatgatccaaataaagatcgtgaagaattggcaaaaatggttactgttatgtgcttaccctatagttttccttctaaccctcattttgtgcattatattagaagagtttttaatcctacttataaaggatggcctcgcgcaaccgtaaagagcgatatttataaatataaacatgaatatgaacaatatttgcgctatttatttactcatatagattgtcgcattgctattactactgatattggtagaagtggtaatgactgtgattatctaactgttacaagtcattggatagatgaggagtggataatgcaaaagcgcattattgcttatagaataattaattcacgccacacaggtaagtttattgctaacacagttgcagatatttgtagatatttttgcattagagataaaattatgtcggtttcaatggataatgcttctagtaacactaacgctataggcttgcttacaactacactaaatcctgcatttagtaatatttttcatgttagatgtatttgtcatatttaccatttaatcgtcggtgctggtatgaaagttttaaatgtagaaattgaaaaggttaaaatggctcttaattggcttttttattcaaaccgtagaagtagacttagagactattttaaaaaatgtgatgaatttggccttagagaaagaaaggttcctaaaccttgtccgactagatggaattacatgtatgaaagtttagttgttgcatatgaatataggaacccaataagcgcaacgtataatgctcgtgtaggtgatggtgatgatgatgatgatgatgatgagcaccttacaaatcaagattggagtaatgttaaaatgcttgtagactttttagaacaatttcatattgctacaaatgaattatctggtcaatattatcctactatttctaactgtttagtttatattgcagcacttgtagatttatttactcaattttcagagggtggagtaatttatgaagaagctattaattctataaaagctaagtttaaaaaatatttttccctatcccccctatttttggtgttgctgcattgttaaatcctacaatgaaattaggaggtcatcatttttggtattcaaaaatttataacgttttatcactttcagctgaggaatttgctacacttggagatgcaaaagcctcaattaaaataaatgctcaaactatttataatgcttatcaacttgccttagatcaagctagaccaaatgttccaactcctacttcgtctagttcgcaagcatctaaaagaactgcgggcctaaaagcccttagttcttggacggagttcaggggttctcaaggtgataattttggtgatagttcacaactaaatgagcttcaagtttatttgtcgcagggacttgaatcagagaatcccgacggctccttcgatgttttggaatggtggaaggacaaacaaaaacactatccggttctttcaaggatggctcgagatattttaggtgttcaagcttcaacagtggcatcggagagcgcaTTTAGTCAAGCGAggcttcaaatcggtgatcatagagcgtctatgagggagagcttggaaaaatcagtactcttcagagattggatccgttcggaaagaagaaattttggacttacagaatcacaaccggagatagatgaagcttatgaagaaatgctagcggaacttgcgcaggatgcAGCTTCGctcggaagcggtgatgaacaagcttctttttcaccaccaccaacggaaattcctccggaccttcaaggatttatgagatttgttagagataatacatagactaacatgtaacttgtattttggcacatcttccttagttttttttccttttaatggtggtattagtaccttgttgtgctcattccattggggggaggaagactaagaaagatattgtcattctttgttaatgtcgtaatagtaaaatatataagacattcccttgaatatttctttgcaatttattttgtgtttaaatttgatatagtatatatattatatatctaatacatataaactatatatataaggcactatatatatatatctctaatacatataaactatatatatatatctaatacatactatatacactatatatactatatatatttatatagctatatataagcaatttatataggtatatacatatatagtttacaagaaagtgccttacataaaaaaaattaaaagaaatagcctatatatatgtgtgtgtgtatgtatatatatatatatatatatatatatatatatatatatataaggcaatatatattacataaggcaatatataattatatatacacataatacacccttatatatatatatactatggtctttgaatatgagtaagaatagcttgatcaactgttttactacctgaagtggaggcaatatcagttggtcatttcttagtactcatttcttttattaaaatagtcaaatcatcaagttttttatcaagagaaccgatatgttctcctaaaatctttacatataaacccaaataattgttttgagaaatcaatttattaatttctgcgatactaatagctgcaatgttatcatcaataaatttttgaaaggtaGTGAatgtaataccagtattattaggtaaactAAAGGGGGCCTGAGGAGGATAAATgactttagtaatattaccactcccatctttataagatctttctagtACCTTTATAAAAAGaggcaaataagttgttataaaccaatgaacaaaatacataatttgattatgcaaagcacaagtttcataaaattcttgagaaatactATTCAAATCATCTTTGCTATAAGCATCAAaaaaccacgttttaaactggctccatttatcactaaaaaattccttttgaatatattttcgtgCCCGAGAACCGGGTCataggaattttcatggtaaatatgtaatagatatgaaatattcaacatagatatgaagtttttggaatggatctgggagaaacaagtactaaaagtactagacttgaagaggtagatatacctcaaaaccttgatttattaaataaatggacaattcctaatgtttctataaaaaccatttatgattatggttggtttgataaactttcttttaaacaattgataaaaacgactgaacagtctttggcattaaattcgtctgaacagactattcgtttgttaaacaaacacgatatagatttatataaacatcattatcattatctgcatattggtatggttcaaattgcgttTAAACCGTTAATCCTTAAAGgattaccagagacctttttagcagctcttagagatgctagaaatctgaactTCAGACAGTCTCTGATGGGTTCAATTGAATCTATTGTGgtctatggtccagtatattttaatactcaacccaatctacaactatctctttctgatgttaatattcttgatgccttgactttaaatgtgaaaacgcatggttataattatgcgcctggttctgaacttatatgtctgtcttataggatttattttaaattattatctactttgaatcctagatgtaagttataTGATACATCAGATCAGACCATACTGGTAGAAACCAACTTTGcaaggtccaaggtcaccactaggagacctattaggtgggaagaaattaatttcccaactacttggactttaaattcggttatatccccaagtcagattactaacgacttgtcgaatactgaattttcgcatgttactcaaaatccggatggtaggatttgtattcaatttaatgataagtctactatttataatagacattcgttttctaatcatagacttctacctgctattcaacatatttctcctgttgaaccagtctacgtccagctcgcaatcgtgcagcCTCTTTACACACTATTACTAGTAAAGTTAGTAATAAACCTGTCgaaagggttgaaagggttaaagttaaccctcaaacaaatactGTTCAggacaatgacaatatttcagataaggatattccttctatatccgagatggatttcgaccccaatagtatttaatgattccacaccaaattgattttagccccggttctcgggcacggaaatatattcaaaaggaattttttagtgataaatggagccagtttaaaacgtggttttTTGATGCTTATAGCAAAGATGATTTGAATagtatttctcaagaattttatgaaacttgtgctttgcataatcaaattatgtattttgttcattggtttataacaacttatttgcctCTTTTTATAAAGGTactagaaagatcttataaagatgggagtggtaatattactaaagtcATTTATCCTCCTCAGGCCCCCTTTagtttacctaataatactggtattacattcactgcctttcaaaaatttattgatgataacgttgcagctattagtatcgcagaaattaaaaaattgatttctcaaaacaattatttgggtttatatgtaaagattttaggagaacatatcggttctcttgataaaaaacttgatgatttgactattttaataaaagaaatgagtactaagaaaggaccaactgatattgcctccacttcaggtagtaaaacagttgatcaagctattcttactcatattcaaagacctcctgagattcaggattatactatatatactatatatatttatatagctatatataagcaatttatactagtatatacatatatagtttacaagaaagtgtcttacataaaaaaaaaaaaatagcccgaaacggaaaaagcccgttaggcccgtttaggcccgcgggcccggcccatttagcccgggaccatatgggcttaggaccgtcgtgggccggttccacacattgggaccgtttggcccgggccCGTTCCACAATACAGCATTAATCTGCATCACACATAATGAGTGTGTTGTCTGCATATAAAACATGGGTAACCTtgatgtttctatgctccaaagCACTTACCCTGAATCCCTAATCCATGATAATTCCATTGCTTTAAACACCAATCTGCTGAAACTTCCAATAACTAGCAAAAATAGGAAAATGGTAATAGGATCCCCTTGCCTTAAACCTCTACAGGCTGAAAAAAACCCATCTAGAGTACCATTGGTTATCACTGAAGGATCTGCAATAATTTATCCATATTATCTGGTCAGGAGATTACTGATAAGAAGGTTGGGTTTTCCTTTGGGAAGGCAATCCGGACACCTCATGAGATGGCAAACAACAATGAATAGCAAAAGACAAGGCGTTCTTGGAGTAAGTGATCGGAGACAAcacagcccggtgcactaagctcccgctatgcgcggggtttggggaagggccgaaccacaaaggtctattgtatgcagccttatcctgcatttctgcaatAGGGTGTTTCTAccgctcgaacccgtgacctcctggtcacatggcaacaactttactaGTTGCGACCACGCAATTAAATCTCAAATTTGAATCGCTTTCAAGATAGAGAATACTTGTTGAAAAGAGTGATCAGATGTCAATATGCTAAAGAAAATGACTGGTGGACGAAACCAGTAGTCCAACTCATGGAGTCGCAGTTTAGAAACATATTGAAAAAGCCTATGCAAGGATTTCTTGGACAAGGTCATATAAAAATAGGCGacgtaaaaagagaaaaaatgtgGTTAaacaaatggaaaaaaaaaagatcaagAAACGGATAGACAATAACAGACTGAAAGGTATATGATTAGATTGAAGGAGCTCTAGTGCAGAATGCCTAAGTGGTGGCAACTGGATTTTCCAGTTTAGAAGGAGAATCGATGCCCGGGCGATCAGTAGAGTAAATGCACTGCTACAACTCCTTAAGCCTTTTATTTTATATACAAATCAAAGGGATATCCTGCAATTGACAGAAATGGCGATGGTTAGTTTTCAGTAAGATCATGCCTTACTGCAACGAGAGaccagtgttatcaaaggcgcaCTTAAAGCGCGCTTAAGACCAGAAGCGAGGCTCAAAACGTGTTGAGTGCTTCGTCTCACTTAACGGGCACTACAGTGTTCACATCAAGACCTCATAGCTTTCTTGTGCTTTTCGCCTTTAATAACACTGCGAGAGAGACAGGTTGGAGACAGCTGTAAACGGGCTTGGAGGACTATATGGAAACCAAATGCACCATCAAAAGGGGCTTGCTTTGAATGGACTACAGTACACAATGCATGCTTAACCCAGCATAATTTGCAAAAAGAGCTGAATCAGTCAGTCACATTCTTTTGCATTATAGTAGATGCATATGGCAGGGTTTGGCAGAATAGAGGCAAACCCGGAGAACAATTTCTTTAAGTATATGTTTGAAAGTTTAGGTTGACAGAACTCATAGATACTCCTGTAAAAGAGGTAACTACTGAAGTTTATAACTGGAGCCCGGATCGACCAGCTTCATCCTCAACCTCTAAGTTGCTAAAACACTTAGCACCTCGCCATTTATTTCTCTTTATTATTAAGTTCTTGCTATTCCATTTCATCACCACAGTACATAGCTAAGACAGCAACAGACAACTAAAATGTCATGCTGGAAGGAGATAGAATTACAAGGGGAATCAAATTTACAAACTGAATATCATAAGCCTGAATCATCTatagaaagaacaacaagaaTTTATTAAACACGACAACATTAAAATCATCCATCGGCCAAGATTATAATGAAGGAGAATAAATATATTAAAACTTTAAACTGACaatgcaaaaaagaaaaaatccacCAAACTGAAAAGAAACAATAAGCCAACATGCAATCACATTATCAGAATGATGGTGTGACCC
This region includes:
- the LOC104232597 gene encoding uncharacterized protein, which translates into the protein MCLSTTKGFEPMLTESINHFLTSYRNGSSDFSNFQSIFFRLIQTMPDPPLEITWFYSAVTFHTSKSAGFSKIIVAKDLFHLLISCSGPCNGSKKIALLAPVLYVLYDVVCEFSRNGLFLNNEIRDLVEKIVGYICICLGDREILNEFDEDILCFEELVGVWTVDLVGECAKFDENLGVFFPIVSVEVYEGRNIRRGIRDLAGIVMCEVFLLNLSMKFNMGFVNEDIQNDARNWAIQTLKQFQNFELLDLLLRILLEKRLAVTTLLSSEDAVILQKLLYDAVILVDHSFLGSRRWFQLPESHFRNLALLWSLVADNAIQFAREICDQDRVLAYVNAFSESQLPSKLLKWVSTQAGTEENLSNPKFTTPKALIKWLFIMEDQGLWVCDHDKLKFHAKAAICNSWPDCFLPESKPEGWTANEREHREGKCIVEDSLNKPFSAAYFCTDKLPTDGDRKRKDRVKDTDTRGTPVKLVKYNVHESPKKEKFFPFSDEDMEVMG